One genomic window of Peromyscus maniculatus bairdii isolate BWxNUB_F1_BW_parent chromosome 2, HU_Pman_BW_mat_3.1, whole genome shotgun sequence includes the following:
- the Zbtb5 gene encoding zinc finger and BTB domain-containing protein 5 isoform X2 gives MDFPGHFEQIFQQLNYQRLHGQLCDCVIVVGNRHFKAHRSVLAACSTHFRALFSVAEGDQSMNMIQLDSEVVTAEAFAALIDMMYTSTLMLGESNVMDVLLAASHLHLNSVVKACKHYLTTRTLPMSPPGERVQEQSARMQRSFMLQQLGLSIVSSALSSSQSGEEPPAPMSSSMRSNLDQRTPFPMRRLHKRKQSVEERTRQRLRSSMDESAISDVTPESGPSGVHSRDEFFSPDSLKIVDNPKPDGMADNQEDSAMLFDRPFGAQEDAQVPSQSDGSAGTMASRATQVETSFDQEAVAEKGGFQCDNPEVGLGEKEHMRVVVKSEPLSSPEPQDEVSDVTSQAEGSESVEVEGVVVSAEKIDLSPESSDRSFSDPQSSTDRVGDIHILEVTNNLEHKTSFSISNFLNKSRGSNFSAGQSTDDNIPNTTSDCRLEGEAPYLLSPEAGPAGGPSSAPGSHVENPFSEPADSHFARPMQEVMGLPCVQTSGYQGEQFGMDFSRSGLGVHSSFSRTMMASPRGGASNFPYYRRIAPKMPVVTSVRSSQIPENSASSQLMINGATSFENGHPSQPGPPQLTRASADVLSKCKKALSEHNVLVVEGARKYACKICCKTFLTLTDCKKHIRVHTGEKPYACLKCGKRFSQSSHLYKHSKTTCLRWQSSNLPSTLL, from the coding sequence ATGGATTTTCCTGGTCATTTTGAGCAGATCTTCCAGCAGCTGAACTACCAGAGACTTCACGGCCAGCTCTGTGACTGTGTCATTGTAGTGGGGAACAGGCATTTCAAAGCCCACCGCTCCGTGCTGGCGGCATGCAGCACGCATTTCCGAGCTCTGTTCTCCGTGGCAGAGGGAGATCAAAGCATGAACATGATCCAGCTGGATAGCGAGGTGGTGACGGCAGAGGCCTTTGCTGCACTGATTGACATGATGTACACCTCCACCCTCATGCTGGGGGAGAGCAACGTTATGGATGTCTTATTGGCAGCCTCTCACCTGCATCTGAACTCCGTTGTTAAGGCATGTAAACATTACCTGACAACAAGGACGCTGCCCATGTCTCCCCCTGGTGAGCGTGTTCAGGAGCAGAGTGCTCGCATGCAGCGCTCTTTCATGCTGCAGCAGCTGGGACTGAGCATTGTGAGCTCAGCCCTCAGTTCCAGCCAGAGTGGCGAGGAGCCGCCAGCCCCCATGAGCTCATCCATGCGCAGCAACCTGGACCAGCGGACACCCTTCCCCATGAGACGCCTCCACAAGCGCAAGCAGTCTGTAGAGGAGCGGACCCGGCAGCGCCTCCGATCCTCCATGGATGAATCTGCCATTTCAGATGTTACTCCGGAGAGCGGCCCTTCGGGAGTTCATTCTCGGGACGAATTCTTTTCCCCAGATTCTCTGAAAATTGTGGATAACCCTAAACCTGATGGGATGGCTGACAACCAGGAGGACAGTGCTATGCTGTTTGATCGGCCTTTCGGTGCCCAAGAAGATGCCCAGGTGCCCAGCCAGTCAGACGGCAGTGCTGGCACCATGGCCTCTCGTGCAACTCAGGTTGAAACCAGTTTTGACCAAGAAGCTGTAGCCGAGAAAGGCGGTTTCCAGTGTGACAATCCTGAGGTTGGCCTTGGGGAGAAGGAACATATGAGAGTGGTGGTCAAGTCTGAGCCCCTGAGCTCTCCCGAGCCGCAGGACGAAGTGAGCGATGTCACCTCCCAAGCGGAGGGCAGCGAGTCTGTGGAAGTGGAAGGAGTGGTGGTCAGTGCCGAGAAGATCGACCTCAGCCCCGAGAGCAGCGACCGGAGTTTCTCAGATCCACAGTCCAGTACGGACAGGGTCGGGGACATCCACATTTTGGAAGTCACAAATAATCTAGAACACAAGACCTCTTTCAGCATCTCAAATTTTCTCAACAAGAGCAGGGGGAGTAACTTCAGTGCCGGTCAGAGCACCGATGATAACATCCCCAACACCACCAGTGACTGCCGCCTGGAGGGCGAGGCCCCCTACCTGCTGAGTCCAGAGGCTGGGCCTGCAGGCGGGCCTTCCTCTGCCCCTGGTTCCCATGTGGAGAACCCATTCAGTGAGCCTGCAGACTCCCACTTTGCCAGGCCCATGCAGGAGGTGATGGGCCTGCCATGTGTGCAGACCTCAGGCTACCAAGGAGAACAATTTGGGATGGATTTTTCCAGGTCTGGCTTGGGTGTCCACTCTTCCTTCTCCAGGACAATGATGGCTTCCCCAAGAGGAGGAGCCAGTAACTTTCCCTACTACCGCCGCATAGCTCCCAAAATGCCGGTTGTAACTTCCGTCAGGAGCTCCCAGATCCCTGAAAACTCCGCCAGTTCCCAGCTAATGATAAACGGGGCCACCTCATTTGAAAATGGCCACCCTTCTCAGCCTGGCCCTCCGCAGTTGACCAGGGCATCTGCTGATGTCTTGTCAAAGTGCAAGAAGGCCTTATCAGAGCACAATGTCTTGGTTGTAGAGGGGGCTCGAAAGTACGCCTGCAAAATCTGCTGTAAGACCTTCCTGACTCTGACAGACTGTAAGAAGCACATCCGAGTTCACACGGGGGAAAAGCCCTACGCCTGCCTCAAGTGCGGCAAGAGGTTCAGCCAGTCCAGCCACCTGTACAAACACTCCAAGACCACCTGCCTGCGCTGGCAGAGCAGCAACCTCCCCAGCACCTTGCTCTGA
- the Zbtb5 gene encoding zinc finger and BTB domain-containing protein 5 isoform X1, with amino-acid sequence MTMDFPGHFEQIFQQLNYQRLHGQLCDCVIVVGNRHFKAHRSVLAACSTHFRALFSVAEGDQSMNMIQLDSEVVTAEAFAALIDMMYTSTLMLGESNVMDVLLAASHLHLNSVVKACKHYLTTRTLPMSPPGERVQEQSARMQRSFMLQQLGLSIVSSALSSSQSGEEPPAPMSSSMRSNLDQRTPFPMRRLHKRKQSVEERTRQRLRSSMDESAISDVTPESGPSGVHSRDEFFSPDSLKIVDNPKPDGMADNQEDSAMLFDRPFGAQEDAQVPSQSDGSAGTMASRATQVETSFDQEAVAEKGGFQCDNPEVGLGEKEHMRVVVKSEPLSSPEPQDEVSDVTSQAEGSESVEVEGVVVSAEKIDLSPESSDRSFSDPQSSTDRVGDIHILEVTNNLEHKTSFSISNFLNKSRGSNFSAGQSTDDNIPNTTSDCRLEGEAPYLLSPEAGPAGGPSSAPGSHVENPFSEPADSHFARPMQEVMGLPCVQTSGYQGEQFGMDFSRSGLGVHSSFSRTMMASPRGGASNFPYYRRIAPKMPVVTSVRSSQIPENSASSQLMINGATSFENGHPSQPGPPQLTRASADVLSKCKKALSEHNVLVVEGARKYACKICCKTFLTLTDCKKHIRVHTGEKPYACLKCGKRFSQSSHLYKHSKTTCLRWQSSNLPSTLL; translated from the exons AT GACAATGGATTTTCCTGGTCATTTTGAGCAGATCTTCCAGCAGCTGAACTACCAGAGACTTCACGGCCAGCTCTGTGACTGTGTCATTGTAGTGGGGAACAGGCATTTCAAAGCCCACCGCTCCGTGCTGGCGGCATGCAGCACGCATTTCCGAGCTCTGTTCTCCGTGGCAGAGGGAGATCAAAGCATGAACATGATCCAGCTGGATAGCGAGGTGGTGACGGCAGAGGCCTTTGCTGCACTGATTGACATGATGTACACCTCCACCCTCATGCTGGGGGAGAGCAACGTTATGGATGTCTTATTGGCAGCCTCTCACCTGCATCTGAACTCCGTTGTTAAGGCATGTAAACATTACCTGACAACAAGGACGCTGCCCATGTCTCCCCCTGGTGAGCGTGTTCAGGAGCAGAGTGCTCGCATGCAGCGCTCTTTCATGCTGCAGCAGCTGGGACTGAGCATTGTGAGCTCAGCCCTCAGTTCCAGCCAGAGTGGCGAGGAGCCGCCAGCCCCCATGAGCTCATCCATGCGCAGCAACCTGGACCAGCGGACACCCTTCCCCATGAGACGCCTCCACAAGCGCAAGCAGTCTGTAGAGGAGCGGACCCGGCAGCGCCTCCGATCCTCCATGGATGAATCTGCCATTTCAGATGTTACTCCGGAGAGCGGCCCTTCGGGAGTTCATTCTCGGGACGAATTCTTTTCCCCAGATTCTCTGAAAATTGTGGATAACCCTAAACCTGATGGGATGGCTGACAACCAGGAGGACAGTGCTATGCTGTTTGATCGGCCTTTCGGTGCCCAAGAAGATGCCCAGGTGCCCAGCCAGTCAGACGGCAGTGCTGGCACCATGGCCTCTCGTGCAACTCAGGTTGAAACCAGTTTTGACCAAGAAGCTGTAGCCGAGAAAGGCGGTTTCCAGTGTGACAATCCTGAGGTTGGCCTTGGGGAGAAGGAACATATGAGAGTGGTGGTCAAGTCTGAGCCCCTGAGCTCTCCCGAGCCGCAGGACGAAGTGAGCGATGTCACCTCCCAAGCGGAGGGCAGCGAGTCTGTGGAAGTGGAAGGAGTGGTGGTCAGTGCCGAGAAGATCGACCTCAGCCCCGAGAGCAGCGACCGGAGTTTCTCAGATCCACAGTCCAGTACGGACAGGGTCGGGGACATCCACATTTTGGAAGTCACAAATAATCTAGAACACAAGACCTCTTTCAGCATCTCAAATTTTCTCAACAAGAGCAGGGGGAGTAACTTCAGTGCCGGTCAGAGCACCGATGATAACATCCCCAACACCACCAGTGACTGCCGCCTGGAGGGCGAGGCCCCCTACCTGCTGAGTCCAGAGGCTGGGCCTGCAGGCGGGCCTTCCTCTGCCCCTGGTTCCCATGTGGAGAACCCATTCAGTGAGCCTGCAGACTCCCACTTTGCCAGGCCCATGCAGGAGGTGATGGGCCTGCCATGTGTGCAGACCTCAGGCTACCAAGGAGAACAATTTGGGATGGATTTTTCCAGGTCTGGCTTGGGTGTCCACTCTTCCTTCTCCAGGACAATGATGGCTTCCCCAAGAGGAGGAGCCAGTAACTTTCCCTACTACCGCCGCATAGCTCCCAAAATGCCGGTTGTAACTTCCGTCAGGAGCTCCCAGATCCCTGAAAACTCCGCCAGTTCCCAGCTAATGATAAACGGGGCCACCTCATTTGAAAATGGCCACCCTTCTCAGCCTGGCCCTCCGCAGTTGACCAGGGCATCTGCTGATGTCTTGTCAAAGTGCAAGAAGGCCTTATCAGAGCACAATGTCTTGGTTGTAGAGGGGGCTCGAAAGTACGCCTGCAAAATCTGCTGTAAGACCTTCCTGACTCTGACAGACTGTAAGAAGCACATCCGAGTTCACACGGGGGAAAAGCCCTACGCCTGCCTCAAGTGCGGCAAGAGGTTCAGCCAGTCCAGCCACCTGTACAAACACTCCAAGACCACCTGCCTGCGCTGGCAGAGCAGCAACCTCCCCAGCACCTTGCTCTGA